One region of Triticum aestivum cultivar Chinese Spring chromosome 6B, IWGSC CS RefSeq v2.1, whole genome shotgun sequence genomic DNA includes:
- the LOC123139739 gene encoding LRR receptor-like serine/threonine-protein kinase EFR yields the protein MADGNENGQSSFSWLEFAMTQTARQTSWSAFLKVFFDDKSCSHYQVTIPQPARQLHFTDMHGRTDIRCRSHIIVCIAALFLLNPCKQSKLSVQHSAFQLPTQLTGFTADTPHSPAGGDKTTQERLPFRAIRPSKGALATSLLGKGDRDLSQATRLAPTFMLLSLLLISCGVGSIRCSSMTVYDNITDMISLLDFKRDITNDSRQALRSWHANIPLCSWEGVHCNLGRVTKPHLSEQGLLGQISPSLGNLTFLRTLDLSKNGFTGELPPLNRLHRLEYLDLGHNSLQGTIPDTLTNCSKLRILDLSANLLMGEIPLAIGRLSNLREVWLSSNNLTGTIQPSLKNNSQLEDIVLTDNKLTGTIPDEMGIFPSLVYLGLGGNMLSGGIPETLYKYNQSSLQYLYLYSNMLGKTLPSNFGDTFPDLKHLCLDNNNFEGHLPASLGNISRLRLLNLSSNNFIGQVPGSFGNLALLEYLILQRNNFWGFMPIEFGDLKQLTHLDTSDNNLQGGVP from the exons ATGGCAGATGGAAATGAGAATGGACAGAGCAGCTTCTCT TGGCTAGAATTTGCCATGACTCAGACAGCACGGCAGACAAGTTGGAGTGCCTTCTTAAAAGTCTTCTTTGATGACAAGTCATGCTCGCATTACCAAGTCACCATTCCTCAA CCTGCACGACAGCTACACTTTACTGATATGCATGGACGGACCGATATACGCTGTCGTTCACACATCATCGTGTGTATAGCAGCACTCTTTCTTTTAAACCCGTGCAAGCAAAGCAAGCTGAGCGTCCAGCATTCAGCATTCCAACTTCCAACTCAACTCACAGGCTTCACGGCTGACACACCTCACAGCCCGGCCGGCGGCGACAAAACCACGCAGGAGAGGCTGCCGTTCCGTGCGATCCGGCCGAGCAAAGGTGCCCTAGCTACCTCTCTCTTGGGCAAAG GTGATAGGGACTTAAGTCAAGCGACAAGGCTCGCCCCCACCTTTATGCTACTGTCGCTACTGCTGATTTCTTGTGGAGTCGGCAGCATCCGTTGTTCCTCGATGACCGTCTATGATAACATCACAGACATGATCTCGCTGCTAGATTTCAAGCGGGACATCACTAACGACTCAAGACAAGCCTTAAGATCTTGGCATGCCAACATCCCTCTTTGCAGTTGGGAGGGCGTCCACTGCAACTTGGGGCGAGTCACTAAGCCGCACCTCAGCGAACAAGGGTTGTTGGGCCAGATATCCCCATCCCTTGGCAACCTAACATTTCTTAGGACATTGGACCTGTCCAAAAATGGCTTCACCGGCGAGTTGCCTCCTCTCAACCGTCTCCACAGACTGGAATACCTTGACTTGGGACACAACTCACTGCAAGGGACCATTCCAGATACTCTCACAAACTGCTCCAAGCTACGGATCCTGGACCTATCTGCCAACTTACTAATGGGTGAAATTCCCCTTGCTATAGGTCGCCTATCCAATCTAAGGGAAGTATGGCTTTCCTCAAATAATCTCACCGGAACAATCCAACCAAGCCTAAAAAACAACAGTCAGCTTGAAGACATCGTGCTTACTGATAATAAGCTCACGGGAACCATTCCTGATGAGATGGGAATTTTCCCATCTCTTGTTTATTTAGGCCTTGGTGGAAATATGCTATCAGGTGGAATCCCAGAAACCTTGTACAAATACAATCAGTCTTCTCTCCAATATTTATACTTATATTCCAATATGCTAGGGAAAACACTGCCATCGAACTTTGGTGACACCTTCCCGGATCTTAAACATCTCTGTTTGGACAATAACAATTTTGAAGGTCATCTCCCTGCTTCACTAGGCAATATTTCAAGGCTAAGGCTGTTAAACTTGTCTTCCAACAATTTCATTGGTCAAGTTCCAGGTTCTTTTGGTAATCTTGCACTGTTAGAATACCTAATCCTTCAGCGAAACAACTTTTGGGGCTTCATGCCAATAGAGTTTGGCGACTTAAAGCAGCTCACCCATCTGGATACGTCTGATAATAATCTGCAAGGTGGTGTGCCATGA
- the LOC123139740 gene encoding receptor-like protein EIX2 has protein sequence MTKPTLLVRSTALLLCLLIFQAGSTSHGQASVSGARISSDQYALLSFKASLLDRADRLSSWQGEDCCEWKGVRCSNRMGHLIKLSFRNIDMDEYNYPNMSRSLSLSVGEMSSTLATLQNLRYLDLSGNYFNCTSIPVFLASLNNLRYLNLSFAGFSGAIPSRLGNLSKLHYLNVSWNDFQTMDLAWSPV, from the exons ATGACTAAGCCTACGCTCCTTGTCCGAAGCACTGCCCTGCTCCTTTGCCTATTGATCTTCCAAGCAGGGTCCACTTCCCATGGGCAAGCGAGTGTATCAGGAGCCCGCATCAGCAGCGACCAATATGCGCTTCTGTCCTTCAAGGCAAGCCTCCTAGACCGTGCTGACCGTCTCTCGTCATGGCAGGGTGAGGATTGTTGCGAATGGAAGGGAGTCCGGTGCAGCAACAGAATGGGCCATCTCATCAAGCTCAGCTTCCGCAACATCGACATGGACGAATACAACTACCCGAATATGAGCAGATCATTGAGCTTGTCAGTAGGCGAGATGAGCTCTACTTTGGCTACTTTACAAAACCTGAGGTATCTTGATCTGAGCGGGAATTACTTCAACTGTACAAGCATCCCTGTGTTCTTGGCTTCCCTCAATAACCTTAGGTATCTCAACCTCTCGTTCGCCGGATTCAGTGGGGCAATACCTTCCCGACTTGGCAATCTCTCAAAATTGCATTATCTTAATGTCAGTTGGAACGATTTCCAAACAATGGATCTTGCATGGTCACCAG TCTAA